The Panicum hallii strain FIL2 chromosome 9, PHallii_v3.1, whole genome shotgun sequence genome has a window encoding:
- the LOC112876529 gene encoding wall-associated receptor kinase-like 14, translating into MRRGTPAAAAATPLLLLLWLLPLHAAAAAAAGSGSCARSCGGLTVRYPFSFSPGCGIWLECDQANGTAWLRAAHELGLRVSNVTARALVLTLLPDCSRRLNASVEALFSDNYAPGPQNTLLVSSCNRDDRTMNCGVPPATYLNASSHCFHGANKAENFSCVSPIGNRFLNETKIRALGSECTGLVSAASYWDAPAPVLAVQLGVMELEWWMRGPCSCAPNANCTPLTTPAAGQGFRCECQEGFEGDGFAGGTGCRRVSAAKCNPSRNLAEGCGKTIQIALLVAGIVFGALVTGVTCVVYQLLKRRSASIRTKRSTKRLLSEASCAVPFYSYREIERATDGFSDAKRLGTGAYGTVYAGRLSDSRLVAVKRIRQRDNAGLDCVMNEVKLVSCVCHRNLVRLLGCCIEQGQQILVYEFMPNGTLAQHLQRERGPAAMPWTVRLRIAAETAKAIAYLHSEVNPPIYHRDVKSSNILLDYEYNSKVADFGLSRLGKAPLGDSSHISTAPQGTPGYVDPQYHQNFHLSDRSDVYSFGVVLVEIITAMKAVDLTRAPSEVNLAQLAVDRIGRGRVDDIVDPYLDPHRDAWTLSSIHKVAELAFRCLAFHSEMRPSMAEVADELDQTQRSGWAPSADDAACMSTSSSICSSGASTRGTDRSWGAGRSRTDRERAAANALAAQEAAKGGAAESPVSVQERWFSDRSSPSSNSLLGSRPLH; encoded by the exons ATGAGGCGgggcacgccggcggcggcggcggctacacCGCTGCTTCTCCTGCTGTGGCTCCTGCCGCtgcatgcggcggcggcggcggctgcgggcagCGGTAGCTGCGCGCGGAGCTGCGGGGGCTTGACGGTGCGGTACCCGTTCAGCTTCTCCCCCGGCTGCGGGATATGGCTCGAGTGCGACCAGGCGAACGGCACCGCGTGGCTCCGGGCGGCGCACGAGCTGGGCCTGCGAGTGAGCAACGTCACGGCGCGCGCCCTCGTCCTCACCCTGCTCCCGGACTGCTCCCGCCGGCTCAACGCCTCCGTCGAGGCGCTCTTCTCGGACAACTACGCGCCCGGCCCCCAGAACACGCTCCTCGTGAGCTCGTGCAACCGCGACGACCGCACCATGAACTGCGGCGTCCCGCCCGCGACCTACCTCAACGCCTCGTCCCACTGCTTCCACGGCGCTAATAAAGCCGAGAACTTCAGCTGCGTCTCGCCCATAGGCAACCGTTTCTTAAACGAAACCAAGATACGGGCGCTCGGCTCGGAATGCACCGGGCTGGTGTCGGCCGCGAGCTACTgggacgcgccggcgccggtgctGGCGGTCCAGCTGGGCGTGATGGAACTGGAGTGGTGGATGCGCGGGCCGTGCAGCTGCGCGCCCAATGCCAACTGCACCCCCCTCACCACGCCGGCCGCCGGGCAGGGGTTCCGGTGCGAGTGCCAGGAGGGGTTCGAGGGCGACGGCTTCGCCGGCGGAACCGGCTGCCGGAGAG TTTCAGCTGCCAAGTGTAATCCTTCAAGAAACCTAGCAGAAGGCTGTGGCAAGACGATCCAAATCGCCCTTCTTGTGGCAG GAATCGTGTTTGGTGCCCTTGTAACGGGCGTGACCTGCGTGGTGTACCAGCTGCTGAAGCGCCGGTCGGCGTCCATCCGGACGAAGCGCAGCACGAAGCGGCTCCTGTCGGAGGCCTCCTGCGCGGTGCCCTTCTACTCGTACCGCGAGATCGAGCGCGCCACCGACGGCTTCTCCGACGCCAAGCGCCTGGGCACGGGCGCCTACGGCACCGTGTACGCCGGGCGGCTCAGCGACAGCCGCCTTGTTGCCGTGAAGCGGATCCGGCAGCGCGACAACGCCGGCCTCGACTGCGTCATGAACGAGGTGAAGCTGGTGTCGTGCGTGTGCCACCGCAACCTCGTCCGCCTCCTCGGCTGCTGCATCGAGCAGGGGCAGCAGATCCTGGTGTACGAGTTCATGCCCAACGGCACGCTGGCGCAGCACCTGCAGCGGGAGCGCGGCCCCGCGGCGATGCCGTGGACGGTGCGCCTCCGCATCGCCGCCGAGACAGCCAAGGCCATCGCGTACCTGCACTCGGAGGTGAACCCGCCCATCTACCACCGCGACGTCAAGTCCAGCAACATCCTGCTCGACTACGAGTACAACTCCAAGGTCGCCGACTTCGGGCTGTCGCGGCTGGGCAAGGCGCCGCTGGGGGACTCCTCCCACATCTCCACGGCGCCGCAGGGCACGCCGGGGTACGTCGACCCGCAGTACCACCAGAACTTCCACCTCTCCGACCGGAGCGACGTGTACAGCTTCGGCGTCGTGCTCGTGGAGATCATCACCGCCATGAAGGCCGTCGACCTGACCCGGGCGCCCAGTGAGGTGAACCTGGCGCAGCTCGCCGTGGACCGGATCGGCAGGGGCCGCGTGGACGACATCGTGGACCCGTACCTGGACCCGCACCGGGACGCGTGGACGCTCTCCTCCATCCACAAGGTGGCCGAGCTGGCGTTCCGGTGCCTGGCGTTCCACAGCGAGATGAGGCCGTCCATGGCCGAGGTCGCCGACGAGCTGGACCAGACACAGCGCAGCGGGTGGGCGCCGTCGGCGGACGACGCCGCGTGCATGTCCACGTCGTCGTCGATCTGCTCGTCGGGGGCGTCGACGCGCGGCACGGACAGGTCGTGGGGCGCCGGCAGGAGCCGGACGGACAGGGAGAGGGCCGCGGCGAACGCCCTGGCCGCGCAAGAGGCTGCcaagggcggcgcggcggagtcTCCCGTGTCCGTGCAGGAGAGGTGGTTCAGCGACCGGAGCTCCCCTTCCTCCAACAGCTTGCTGGGCAGTCGCCCCCTGCACTGA
- the LOC112876541 gene encoding non-symbiotic hemoglobin, translating to MALAEGNGAAIFGEEQEALVLKSWALMKKDSANLGLRFFLKIFEIAPSAKQMFSFLRDSDVPLEKNPKLKTHAMSVFVMTCEAAAQLRKAGKVTVRETTLKRLGATHFKYGVADGHFEVTRFALLETIKEALPADMWSLEMKNAWSEAYNQLVAAIKQEMKPAA from the exons ATGGCGCTCGCGGAGGGGAACGGCGCGGCCATCTTCGGCGAGGAGCAGGAGGCGCTGGTGCTCAAGTCGTGGGCCCTCATGAAGAAGGACTCGGCCAACCTCGGCCTCCGCTTCTTCCTCAA GATCTTCGAGATCGCGCCGTCGGCGAAGCAGATGTTCTCGTTCCTGCGCGACTCCGACGTGCCGCTGGAGAAGAACCCCAAGCTCAAGACCCACGCCATGTCCGTCTTCGTCATG ACctgcgaggcggcggcgcagctaCGGAAGGCCGGGAAGGTCACCGTCAGGGAGACGACGCTCAAGCGGCTGGGCGCCACGCACTTCAAGTACGGCGTCGCCGACGGACACTTCGAG GTGACGAGGTTCGCGCTGCTGGAGACGATAAAGGAGGCGCTCCCCGCCGACATGTGGAGCCTGGAGATGAAGAACGCCTGGAGCGAGGCTTACAACCAGCTGGTGGCGGCCATCAAGCAGGAGATGAAGCCAGCCGCTTGA
- the LOC112876340 gene encoding conserved oligomeric Golgi complex subunit 6 encodes MAAALAPGVSRKLKKVLETRTDSPDLLASLGALSTFYVQNTPQARRNLKSSIEQRSLSINRHFLDASLPAQKALDRVEGEVHALNDSWKKIEEALSSCSASTGDIISTTERMQQELEVITQRQEIVSCFLRDYQLSNEEIIALREEEIDEKFFKALLHVQEIHSNCKVLLRTHHQRAGLELMDMMSVYQEGAYERLCRWVQAECKKLGDTDNPEVSDLLKKAVRCLKERPVLFKYCAEEVANMRHHALFRRFISALTRGGPGGLPRPIEVHAHDPLRYVGEMLGWLHQALASERELIVVLLDPDAMTDSGPTSRRQSVRDGDSSRGEHDVTFVLDRIFEGACRPFKVRVEQVLQSQPSLIVSFKLSNTLEFYGYTIAELLGEDTALCNTIWSLRDAAQQTFFNILKSRGEKLLRYPPLVAVDLSPPPAVREGISLLLELIDTFNSMMVPASGKRPNFDPVISALLDPIIQMCEQAAEAQKSKGSLARRGRTSSDPSGNSRDSISVDAILSKNLSTSVLSAESSSKVYLINCLSAIQEPLMGQEVATSYVNNLRSLIEAHIRALVDKEVDGILRKCGLSNKMPYIKDYGNNDDARPLADVVETSPQMLLECLKAFYGIVTGTEGSLPEFEQLQVPRLRSDACYGLARVLAETYELIYKAVMDPMNNYPDPRSLVKHSPEQIRTILEI; translated from the exons atggcggcggcgctggctccGGGGGTGTCCCGGAAGCTGAAGAAGGTGCTGGAGACGCGGACGGACAGCCCGGATCTGCTGGCCTCGCTGGGCGCGCTCTCCACCTTCTACGTGCAGAACACCCCGCAGGCGCGGCGCAACCTCAAGTCCTCCATTGAGCAGCGCTCGCTCTCCATCAACCGCCACTTCCTCGACGCCTCGCTCCCCGCCCAGAAG GCGCTCGATCGCGTCGAGGGGGAGGTGCACGCGCTGAACGACTCCTGGAAGAA GATTGAGGAAGCATTGAGCAGTTGCAGTGCAAGTACTGGGGATATCATTAGTACAACAGAGAGGATGCAACAGGAACTTGAAGTTATTACTCAGCGGCAAGAAATTGTGTCATGTTTCCTGCGGGATTACCAACTATCAAATGAAGAG ATAATTGCACTCCGTGAGGAAGAGATCGATGAGAAATTCTTCAAAGCATTGCTGCATGTTCAAGAAATACACTCGAACTGCAAAGTCCTGTTGCGAACACACCACCAG CGTGCTGGTTTGGAGCTTATGGATATGATGTCTGTGTACCAAGAGGGTGCTTATGAAAGATTATGCAG GTGGGTTCAAGCTGAGTGTAAAAAGTTAGGTGATACTGACAATCCTGAAGTAAGTGACCTTTTGAAAAAGGCTGTTCGCTGCCTGAAGGAAAGACCTGTTCTATTCAAGTATTGTGCAGAGGAG GTGGCCAACATGAGACACCATGCCTTATTCAGGCGGTTTATAAGTGCTCTTACTAGAGGAGGACCTGGAGGGCTCCCAAGACCTATAGAAGTGCATGCCCATGATCCTCTTCGTTATGTAGGCGAAATGCTGGGTTGGCTGCATCAG GCCCTGGCATCAGAAAGAGAGCTTATAGTCGTCTTGCTTGATCCTGATGCAATGACTGACAGTGGTCCAACTTCTCGACGTCAGTCTGTAAGAGATGGTGATTCCTCCAGAGGAGAGCATGATGTAACTTTTGTGCTTGATAGAATATTTGAAGGGGCATGTCGGCCATTTAAAGTTCGAGTTGAGCAAGTTTTGCAGTCACAACCAAGCCTGATAGTTTCTTTCAAACTTAGCAATACCTTGGAATTCTATGGCTACACG ATAGCAGAACTGCTGGGCGAAGACACTGCACTGTGCAATACAATATGGTCTCTTAGAGATGCAGCGCAGCAGACATTCTTCAATATCCTGAAGAGTCGAGGAGAGAAGTTATTGCGATATCCTCCACTTGTTGCAGTCGACCTCTCCCCCCCACCAGCTGTAAGAGAAGGAATATCTTTGCTGCTTGAGCTCATTGATACCTTCAATAGCATGATGGTTCCTGCCTCTGGAAAAAGACCAAACTTTGACCCAGTTATTTCTGCATTACTGGATCCTATAATTCAG ATGTGTGAGCAAGCTGCAGAAGCGCAAAAATCAAAAGGTTCACTTGCTCGGCGTGGTAGAACAAGCTCTGATCCTAGTGGAAATAGCAGAGATTCAATATCAGTTGATGCTATTCTGTCTAAGAACTTATCTACATCGGTTCTG AGTGCTGAATCTTCATCCAAAGTCTACCTCATCAACTGCTTATCAGCTATTCAGGAACCATTGATGGGCCAGGAGGTTGCTACAAGCTATGTAAACAACCTGCGTTCTCTGATTGAAGCGCACATTCGTGCCCTTGTAGATAAAGAAGTTGATGGCATTCTTAGGAAATGTGGACTGTCGAATAAGATGCCATACATAAAGGACTAcggcaacaatgatgatgcaagGCCTCTGGCTGATGTTGTCGAGACATCTCCGCAAATGCTTCTGGAATGCTTGAAGGCATTCTATGGCATTGTGACTGGAACAGAAGGTTCCTTGCCTGAATTCGAGCAACTGCAGGTTCCAAGGTTACGTTCAGATGCCTGCTATGGTTTGGCAAGAGTTCTAGCAGAAACATATGAGCTCATTTATAAGGCAGTGATGGATCCGATGAACAACTATCCTGACCCAAGATCATTGGTTAAGCACTCTCCTGAGCAGATAAGAACTATATTGGAAATATGA
- the LOC112876533 gene encoding allene oxide synthase 2-like translates to MASSDQGSSGAPKPVPGSYGLPVIGAVRDRLDFYYFQGQDKYFESRVERYGSTVVRMNVPPGPFMAKDPRVVAVLDAKSFPVLFDMDKVEKKNLFTGTYMPSTSLTGGYRVCSYLDPSEPTHTKVKQMLFNLLLSRKDEVIPTFRSNFSSLLATVESELAKAGKAEFNKLNDVTSFDFIGEAYFGVRPSSTDLGSGGPTKAAKWLIWQLHPLVTIGLPMILEEPLLHTFHLPPFLVKGDYKALYKYYSTAGKQALDMAEGLGLSREEACHNLLFATTFNSYGGLKVLFPGLLANIANGGEKLHERLVAEIRGAVAEAGGKVTLAAVEKMELTKSVVWESLRLDPPVKFQYGHAKKDLEIASHDGVFAVKKGEMLFGYQPCATKDARVFGSTAGQFVPDRFVGDEGSKLLQYVYWSNGRETESPSVDNKQCPGKNFVVLVGRLFVVELFLRYDTFTATVGTELLGTSVVFTGVTKATSGPGSE, encoded by the coding sequence ATGGCGAGCTCCGATCAGGGTTCGTCCGGCGCCCCGAAGCCCGTGCCGGGCAGCTACGGGCTGCCGGTGATCGGCGCCGTGCGGGACCGCCTGGACTTCTACTACTTCCAGGGCCAGGACAAGTACTTCGAGTCCCGCGTCGAGCGCTACGGCTCCACCGTCGTGCGCATGAACGTGCCGCCGGGCCCGTTCATGGCCAAGGACCCGCGCGTGGTCGCCGTCCTCGACGCCAAGAGCTTCCCCGTGCTCTTCGACATGGACAAGGTCGAGAAGAAGAACCTCTTCACGGGCACCTACATGCCCTCAACCTCGCTCACCGGCGGCTACCGCGTGTGCTCGTACCTGGACCCGTCCGAGCCCACCCACACCAAGGTCAAGCAGATGCTCTTCAACCTCCTGCTCTCCCGCAAGGACGAGGTCATCCCGACCTTCCGCTCCAACTTCTCGTCGCTCCTCGCCACCGTCGAGTCGGAGCTCGCCAAGGCCGGCAAGGCCGAGTTCAACAAGCTCAACGACGTCACGTCGTTCGACTTCATCGGCGAGGCCTACTTCGGCGTGCGCCCCTCGTCGACCGACCTCGGCAGCGGCGGGCCGACCAAGGCCGCTAAGTGGCTCATCTGGCAGCTCCACCCCCTCGTCACGATCGGCCTCCCCATGATCCTCGAGGAGCCGCTCCTTCACACCTTCCACCTCCCGCCCTTCCTGGTCAAGGGCGACTACAAGGCGCTGTACAAGTACTACTCGACCGCCGGGAAGCAGGCGCTCGACATGGCCGAGGGCCTGGGCCTGTCGCGGGAGGAGGCCTGCCACAACCTGCTGTTCGCCACGACGTTCAACAGCTACGGCGGCCTGAAGGTGCTCTTCCCGGGGCTCCTGGCGAACATCGCCAACGGCGGCGAGAAGCTCCACGAGCGTCTGGTGGCGGAGATCCGCGGCGCCGTGGCCGAGGCCGGCGGCAAGGTGACACTGGCGGCGGTGGAGAAGATGGAGCTGACAAAGTCGGTGGTGTGGGAGTCGCTGCGCCTGGACCCGCCCGTCAAGTTCCAGTACGGGCACGCCAAGAAGGACCTGGAGATCGCGAGCCACGACGGCGTGTTCGCGGTGAAGAAGGGCGAGATGCTGTTCGGCTACCAGCCGTGCGCCACCAAGGACGCCCGCGTGTTCGGCTCCACGGCGGGGCAGTTCGTGCCCGACCGGttcgtcggcgacgagggcaGCAAGCTGCTGCAGTACGTGTACTGGTCCAATGGCCGCGAGACCGAGAGCCCCAGCGTCGACAACAAGCAGTGCCCCGGCAAGAACTTCGTGGTGCTCGTCGGCAGGCTCTTCGTCGTCGAGCTGTTCCTCCGCTACGACACCTTCACCGCCACCGTCGGCACGGAGCTGCTCGGCACCAGCGTCGTCTTCACCGGCGTGACCAAGGCTACCTCCGGCCCTGGCAGCGAGTAG